In Brachypodium distachyon strain Bd21 chromosome 2, Brachypodium_distachyon_v3.0, whole genome shotgun sequence, one genomic interval encodes:
- the LOC100834781 gene encoding 2-oxoglutarate-Fe(II) type oxidoreductase hxnY isoform X1, protein MESSTSSTSLNCISLSDPDIQRSVALLKQACLDSGFFYVLDHGISQELMDEVFAQSKKFFELPNSEKMKLLRNEKNRGYTPMLDEILDPENQVNGDYKEGYYIGVEVPADDPQSNRPFYGPNQWPSEEVLPKWREVMEEYHREALRVAKSVARIIALALNLDEDFFDTPEMLGDPIATLRLLHYEGGRETGQVSNPSKGVYGAGAHSDYGLITLLATDDVVGLQICKDSNAQPHVWEYVAPVKGGFIVNLGDMLERWSNCIFRSTLHRVVLSGQERYSIAYFVEPSHDCIVECLPTCKSETNPPKFPPITCSAYLSQRYKDTHADLSAYSDGKA, encoded by the exons atgGAGAGCTCGACCTCGAGCACGAGCCTGAATTGCATCAGCCTGTCGGACCCGGACATCCAGAGATCGGTCGCGCTCCTCAAGCAG GCATGTCTGGATTCAGGCTTTTTCTACGTGCTGGATCATGGAATAAGCCAGGAGTTAATGGATGAGGTTTTTGCCCAGAGCAAGAAGTTCTTTGAACTCCCAAACAGTGAGAAAATGAAGCTTCTCCGAAATGAGAAGAATCGGGGGTATACACCTATGCTAGATGAGATTCTTGATCCAGAAAATCAAGTGAATG GTGACTACAAGGAAGGGTATTATATAGGTGTTGAGGTACCTGCAGATGATCCACAATCAAACAGGCCATTTTATGGTCCGAATCAGTGGCCTTCTGAAG AAGTATTGCCCAAATGGAGGGAGGTGATGGAGGAATATCACAGGGAAGCATT GAGAGTGGCAAAATCAGTAGCAAGGATCATTGCTCTTGCTTTGAACCTAGATGAGGACTTCTTCGATACACCTGAAATGCTTGGTGATCCTATAGCCACATTAAGGCTCCTGCACTACGAAGGTGGACGAGAAACAG GTCAAGTGTCAAATCCTTCCAAGGGAGTTTATGGAGCGGGTGCACATTCGGATTATGGCCTGATCACTCTCTTAGCAACTGATGACGTGGTTGGTCTTCAA ATATGCAAGGACAGCAATGCTCAGCCTCACGTATGGGAATATGTAGCTCCAGTGAAAGG TGGCTTTATTGTAAATCTTGGTGATATGCTCGAACGGTGGAGTAACTGCATCTTCAG GTCAACTTTACATCGAGTGGTACTCAGTGGACAAGAGCGTTACTCT ATTGCCTACTTTGTGGAACCAAGCCACGACTGCATAGTCGAGTGCCTGCCAACCTGCAAATCGGAGACAAATCCTCCAAA GTTCCCTCCGATAACTTGCTCTGCATACCTATCCCAGCGCTACAAGGACACGCATGCAGATCTGAGCGCTTACAGCGACGGCAAAGCCTGA
- the LOC100832025 gene encoding NADP-dependent malic enzyme, chloroplastic codes for MLSARTAAASPAASLWKRAGGEGGSGNGNGNNGCTSCREVRRRAAVVTVRATPPRRVEAVAMESAAAEIAEAEAEAVAMESAVAEAETAEEEAEKEVAAAGGGVEDKYGEDRATEELPVTPWAFSVASGYTLLRDPHHNKGLAFTEKERDAHYLRGLLPPGVVSQDLQVKKIMHNLRQYKVPLQRYVAMMDLQERNERLFYKLLIDNVEELLPVVYTPTVGEACQKYGSIFRRPQGLYVSLRDKGKVLEVLRNWPERNIQVIVVTDGERILGLGDLGCQGMGIPVGKLSLYTALGGVRPSACLPITIDVGTNNEQLLNDEFYIGLRQRRATGEEYHELMEEFMGAVKQIYGEKVLIQFEDFANHNAFDLLAKYSQSHLVFNDDIQGTASVVLAGLLSSLKIVGGNLAEHTYLFLGAGEAGTGIAELIALEISKQTDNPIEECRKRIWLADSKGLIVSSRRDSLQPFKKSWAHEHEPVTTLLDAVKSLKPTVLIGTSGVGKAFTKEVIEAMASFNEKPVIFSLSNPTSHSECTAEEAYRWTKGRAVFASGSPFDPVVYDEKTYVPGQANNAYIFPGLGLGVVISGAIRVHEDMLLAASETLAEQATQENFAKGSIFPPFANIRKISALIAASVAAKAYELGLATRLPRPRDLEKYAESCMYTPVYRSYR; via the exons ATGCTCTCCGctcgcaccgccgccgcctcgcccgccgcctccctg TGGAAGCGCGCGGGTGGCGAGGGGGGAAgcggcaacggcaacggcaacaACGGATGCACGAGCTGCAGGGAGGtgcggaggagggcggcggtggtgaCGGTCCGCGCGACGCCGCCTAGGAgggtggaggcggtggcgatggagtcggctgccgcggagaTCGCGgaagcggaggcggaggcggtggccaTGGAATCGGCGGTCGCGGAAGCGGAGaccgcggaggaggaggcggagaaggaggtggcggcggccggcggcggggtggagGACAAGTACGGCGAGGACAGGGCCACGGAGGAGCTCCCCGTCACGCCATGGGCCTTCTCTGTCGCCAG CGGTTACACCCTTCTGAGAGATCCACATCACAACAAGGGCCTCGCCTTTACTGAGAAGGAGCGGGATGCACACTACTTGCGTGGCCTTCTTCCCCCAGGAGTTGTCTCACAGGACCTCCAA GTAAAGAAGATCATGCACAACCTTCGTCAGTACAAGGTCCCTCTGCAGCGCTATGTGGCCATGATGGACCTTCAG GAGAGAAATGAAAGACTCTTCTACAAGCTTCTCATTGATAACGTGGAGGAGCTGCTCCCGGTGGTTTACACACCAACTGTAGGTGAGGCATGCCAGAAGTATGGGAGTATATTTAGGCGCCCACAGGGTCTGTATGTCAGCTTGAGAGACAA GGGGAAGGTCCTTGAGGTGCTAAGGAACTGGCCTGAGAGGAACATTCAAGTTATCGTTGTTACTGATGGTGAGCGCATTTTGGGGCTTGGAGATTTGGGTTGTCAG GGAATGGGAATTCCTGTTGGCAAACTTTCTCTGTACACTGCACTTGGAGGAGTTCGCCCATCAGCT TGCCTGCCTATTACAATTGATGTTGGTACTAACAATGAGCAATTGCTTAACGATGAGTTCTACATTGGGCTTAGACAAAGACGTGCTACTGGAGAG GAGTATCATGAGCTCATGGAAGAGTTCATGGGTGCTGTTAAGCAAATATATGGTGAAAAAGTTCTCATCCAG TTTGAAGACTTTGCCAATCACAATGCATTTGATTTGCTTGCAAAATATAGCCAGAGTCATCTAGTTTTCAATGACGATATCCAG GGAACAGCATCTGTGGTCCTTGCAGGGTTGTTATCTTCACTGAAGATCGTCGGTGGGAACCTAGCAGAGCACACCTATCTGTTCCTTGGTGCTGGCGAG GCTGGAACTGGTATTGCCGAACTCATTGCTCTTGAGATTTCAAAACAG ACAGATAATCCAATTGAAGAGTGCCGCAAAAGGATTTGGCTGGCGGATTCAAAG GGTTTGATTGTTAGCTCCCGGAGAGACTCGCTTCAGCCATTCAAAAAATCTTGGGCACATGAGCATGAACCTGTGACAACGTTGTTAGATGCTGTCAAG TCCCTCAAACCTACAGTGCTGATTGGAACTTCTGGAGTTGGCAAAGCTTTTACAAAAGAAGTCATTGAGGCTATGGCTTCCTTCAATGAG AAACCTGTCATTTTCTCGTTGTCAAATCCTACATCACATTCTGAATGTACGGCTGAAGAAGCATACAGATGGACCAAG GGTCGTGCAGTGTTTGCCAGCGGAAGTCCATTTGACCCTGTGGTTTACGATGAGAAGACTTATGTGCCTGGCCAG GCAAACAATGCTTACATTTTCCCTGGCCTTGGCCTTGGTGTTGTTATCTCCGGAGCAATCCGTGTACACGAGGACATGCTTCTTGCTGCCT CGGAAACACTAGCTGAACAAGCCACTCAGGAGAACTTCGCCAAGGGATCCATCTTCCCACCCTTCGCAAACATCAGGAAGATATCTGCACTCATCGCTGCTAGCGTGGCAGCAAAAGCCTATGAACTTG gcTTAGCAACCCGCTTGCCTCGCCCGAGAGATCTGGAGAAATATGCAGAGAGTTGCATGTACACCCCAGTCTACCGCAGCTACAGGTAA
- the LOC100834781 gene encoding 2-oxoglutarate-Fe(II) type oxidoreductase hxnY isoform X4, whose protein sequence is MESSTSSTSLNCISLSDPDIQRSVALLKQACLDSGFFYVLDHGISQELMDEVFAQSKKFFELPNSEKMKLLRNEKNRGYTPMLDEILDPENQVNGDYKEGYYIGVEVPADDPQSNRPFYGPNQWPSEEVLPKWREVMEEYHREALRVAKSVARIIALALNLDEDFFDTPEMLGDPIATLRLLHYEGQVSNPSKGVYGAGAHSDYGLITLLATDDVICKDSNAQPHVWEYVAPVKGGFIVNLGDMLERWSNCIFRSTLHRVVLSGQERYSIAYFVEPSHDCIVECLPTCKSETNPPKFPPITCSAYLSQRYKDTHADLSAYSDGKA, encoded by the exons atgGAGAGCTCGACCTCGAGCACGAGCCTGAATTGCATCAGCCTGTCGGACCCGGACATCCAGAGATCGGTCGCGCTCCTCAAGCAG GCATGTCTGGATTCAGGCTTTTTCTACGTGCTGGATCATGGAATAAGCCAGGAGTTAATGGATGAGGTTTTTGCCCAGAGCAAGAAGTTCTTTGAACTCCCAAACAGTGAGAAAATGAAGCTTCTCCGAAATGAGAAGAATCGGGGGTATACACCTATGCTAGATGAGATTCTTGATCCAGAAAATCAAGTGAATG GTGACTACAAGGAAGGGTATTATATAGGTGTTGAGGTACCTGCAGATGATCCACAATCAAACAGGCCATTTTATGGTCCGAATCAGTGGCCTTCTGAAG AAGTATTGCCCAAATGGAGGGAGGTGATGGAGGAATATCACAGGGAAGCATT GAGAGTGGCAAAATCAGTAGCAAGGATCATTGCTCTTGCTTTGAACCTAGATGAGGACTTCTTCGATACACCTGAAATGCTTGGTGATCCTATAGCCACATTAAGGCTCCTGCACTACGAAG GTCAAGTGTCAAATCCTTCCAAGGGAGTTTATGGAGCGGGTGCACATTCGGATTATGGCCTGATCACTCTCTTAGCAACTGATGACGTG ATATGCAAGGACAGCAATGCTCAGCCTCACGTATGGGAATATGTAGCTCCAGTGAAAGG TGGCTTTATTGTAAATCTTGGTGATATGCTCGAACGGTGGAGTAACTGCATCTTCAG GTCAACTTTACATCGAGTGGTACTCAGTGGACAAGAGCGTTACTCT ATTGCCTACTTTGTGGAACCAAGCCACGACTGCATAGTCGAGTGCCTGCCAACCTGCAAATCGGAGACAAATCCTCCAAA GTTCCCTCCGATAACTTGCTCTGCATACCTATCCCAGCGCTACAAGGACACGCATGCAGATCTGAGCGCTTACAGCGACGGCAAAGCCTGA
- the LOC100834781 gene encoding 2-oxoglutarate-Fe(II) type oxidoreductase hxnY isoform X2: MESSTSSTSLNCISLSDPDIQRSVALLKQACLDSGFFYVLDHGISQELMDEVFAQSKKFFELPNSEKMKLLRNEKNRGYTPMLDEILDPENQVNGDYKEGYYIGVEVPADDPQSNRPFYGPNQWPSEEVLPKWREVMEEYHREALRVAKSVARIIALALNLDEDFFDTPEMLGDPIATLRLLHYEGGRETGQVSNPSKGVYGAGAHSDYGLITLLATDDVICKDSNAQPHVWEYVAPVKGGFIVNLGDMLERWSNCIFRSTLHRVVLSGQERYSIAYFVEPSHDCIVECLPTCKSETNPPKFPPITCSAYLSQRYKDTHADLSAYSDGKA; encoded by the exons atgGAGAGCTCGACCTCGAGCACGAGCCTGAATTGCATCAGCCTGTCGGACCCGGACATCCAGAGATCGGTCGCGCTCCTCAAGCAG GCATGTCTGGATTCAGGCTTTTTCTACGTGCTGGATCATGGAATAAGCCAGGAGTTAATGGATGAGGTTTTTGCCCAGAGCAAGAAGTTCTTTGAACTCCCAAACAGTGAGAAAATGAAGCTTCTCCGAAATGAGAAGAATCGGGGGTATACACCTATGCTAGATGAGATTCTTGATCCAGAAAATCAAGTGAATG GTGACTACAAGGAAGGGTATTATATAGGTGTTGAGGTACCTGCAGATGATCCACAATCAAACAGGCCATTTTATGGTCCGAATCAGTGGCCTTCTGAAG AAGTATTGCCCAAATGGAGGGAGGTGATGGAGGAATATCACAGGGAAGCATT GAGAGTGGCAAAATCAGTAGCAAGGATCATTGCTCTTGCTTTGAACCTAGATGAGGACTTCTTCGATACACCTGAAATGCTTGGTGATCCTATAGCCACATTAAGGCTCCTGCACTACGAAGGTGGACGAGAAACAG GTCAAGTGTCAAATCCTTCCAAGGGAGTTTATGGAGCGGGTGCACATTCGGATTATGGCCTGATCACTCTCTTAGCAACTGATGACGTG ATATGCAAGGACAGCAATGCTCAGCCTCACGTATGGGAATATGTAGCTCCAGTGAAAGG TGGCTTTATTGTAAATCTTGGTGATATGCTCGAACGGTGGAGTAACTGCATCTTCAG GTCAACTTTACATCGAGTGGTACTCAGTGGACAAGAGCGTTACTCT ATTGCCTACTTTGTGGAACCAAGCCACGACTGCATAGTCGAGTGCCTGCCAACCTGCAAATCGGAGACAAATCCTCCAAA GTTCCCTCCGATAACTTGCTCTGCATACCTATCCCAGCGCTACAAGGACACGCATGCAGATCTGAGCGCTTACAGCGACGGCAAAGCCTGA
- the LOC104583035 gene encoding thiol protease SEN102 has protein sequence MAVAGVLLLLLAAQASAMDFGESDLASGESQWALYQRWRVQDTDMAMSSDRFTVFVENAHLVHDFNARRDAPYKLWLNGFADLTAEEFSRAYASSRVYHLEPNDNVWVVRKWGGCEMAGPDAEPATERELSKGSAAERAANQPSRKK, from the exons ATGGCCGTAGCCGGCgtgctcctgctgctgttggcggcgcaggcgagcGCCATGGATTTCGGCGAGTCGGACCTCGCGTCGGGGGAGTCCCAGTGGGCTTTGTATCAGCGTTGGCGCGTGCAGGACACGGACATGGCCATGTCCAGCGACCGCTTCACCGTGTTCGTCGAGAACGCGCACCTGGTCCACGACTTCAACGCCCGCCGCGATGCCCCCTACAAGCTCTGGCTCAACGGCTTCGCCGACCTCACCGCAGAAGAGTTCAGCCGTGCCTacgcctcctcccgcgtcTACCACCTCGAGCCCAACGACAATGTGTGGGTAGTCAGAAAGTGGGGAGGAT gtgagatggcgggTCCCGATGCCGAGCCCGCGACCGAGAGGGAGCTGTCCAAGGGCTCCGCGGCGGAGCGCGCGGCGAACCAACCGTCGAGGAAGAAGTAG
- the LOC104582511 gene encoding putative disease resistance protein RGA3, with translation MEFARDVVLPAALSELLSRLFSLALTNFSWLATGNGGAEDAHRRRLERLLASIGSTVEEAEGRHITNDHLLSQLKVLSDGMYRGRFALEATGADADADCRQRTGALPSPFNSAKRLRLIFGRRRDSKHGEDKDKLAAAAIEDLESLTRDCMREFVSLVQGYPRRRVLRPVATTLYMDRRVFGRHVETERVVNFLLRPASGAPCLSVLPIIGWVKSGKTTLVKHACQDERVRGHFSLVESFQADRVVRNGGRPGQTVWASDGAEYLAGLRTILSDERFSARRSVLIFEDAWPMDASAWSALAASPAACSLAAGSKLLLTSRDADHASIGTEEAVLLRPLPQE, from the coding sequence ATGGAGTTCGCCAGGGACGTGGTTCTTCCGGCGGCTCTGTCGGAGCTTCTCTCCAggctcttctccttggcgcTCACCAATTTCTCTTGGCTGGCTACCGGCAACGGCGGGGCAGAGGACGCGCAccggcgcaggctcgagcggCTCTTGGCGAGCATCGGCAGCACGGTGGAGGAAGCCGAGGGCCGGCACATCACCAACGACCACCTCCTCTCCCAACTCAAGGTGCTCTCCGACGGCATGTACCGTGGCCGCTTCGCCCTCGAAGCCACGGgtgccgacgccgacgcggaCTGTCGACAGCGAACCGGCGCGCTGCCTTCGCCGTTCAACAGCGCCAAGCGTCTACGCCTCAtcttcggccgccgccgggacaGTAAGCACGGCGAAGACAAAGACAAACTCGCCGCGGCGGCAATCGAGGATCTGGAGAGCCTGACGCGGGACTGCATGAGGGAGTTCGTCAGCCTGGTGCAGGGCTACCCGCGACGACGGGTGCTCCGGCCCGTGGCCACAACGCTGTACATGGACCGGCGCGTCTTCGGGCGGCACGTCGAGACGGAGCGCGTGGTCAACTTCCTGCTGCGGCCGGCCTCCGGTGCGCCGTGCCTAAGCGTGCTCCCCATAATCGGCTGGGTCAAGTCGGGGAAGACCACGCTCGTGAAGCACGCCTGCCAGGACGAGCGCGTGCGCGGCCACTTctccctcgtcgagtccttCCAGGCGGACCGAGTCGTCAGGAATGGCGGGCGCCCGGGCCAGACCGTCTGGGCCAGCGACGGCGCCGAGTACCTCGCCGGCTTGCGCACAATCCTATCAGATGAAAGGTTCTCGGCGCGGCGATCCGTGCTCATCTTCGAGGACGCCTGGCCCATGGACGCGTCGGCATGGAGCGCGCTCGCCGCGTCGCCTGCCGCCTGCAGCTTGGCAGCCGGGAGCAAGCTCCTGCTCACgagccgcgacgccgaccaCGCGTCAATCGGGACAGAGGAGGCCGTGCTTCTCCGCCCGCTGCCGCAGGAGTAG
- the LOC100834781 gene encoding 2-oxoglutarate-Fe(II) type oxidoreductase hxnY isoform X3 translates to MESSTSSTSLNCISLSDPDIQRSVALLKQACLDSGFFYVLDHGISQELMDEVFAQSKKFFELPNSEKMKLLRNEKNRGYTPMLDEILDPENQVNGDYKEGYYIGVEVPADDPQSNRPFYGPNQWPSEEVLPKWREVMEEYHREALRVAKSVARIIALALNLDEDFFDTPEMLGDPIATLRLLHYEGQVSNPSKGVYGAGAHSDYGLITLLATDDVVGLQICKDSNAQPHVWEYVAPVKGGFIVNLGDMLERWSNCIFRSTLHRVVLSGQERYSIAYFVEPSHDCIVECLPTCKSETNPPKFPPITCSAYLSQRYKDTHADLSAYSDGKA, encoded by the exons atgGAGAGCTCGACCTCGAGCACGAGCCTGAATTGCATCAGCCTGTCGGACCCGGACATCCAGAGATCGGTCGCGCTCCTCAAGCAG GCATGTCTGGATTCAGGCTTTTTCTACGTGCTGGATCATGGAATAAGCCAGGAGTTAATGGATGAGGTTTTTGCCCAGAGCAAGAAGTTCTTTGAACTCCCAAACAGTGAGAAAATGAAGCTTCTCCGAAATGAGAAGAATCGGGGGTATACACCTATGCTAGATGAGATTCTTGATCCAGAAAATCAAGTGAATG GTGACTACAAGGAAGGGTATTATATAGGTGTTGAGGTACCTGCAGATGATCCACAATCAAACAGGCCATTTTATGGTCCGAATCAGTGGCCTTCTGAAG AAGTATTGCCCAAATGGAGGGAGGTGATGGAGGAATATCACAGGGAAGCATT GAGAGTGGCAAAATCAGTAGCAAGGATCATTGCTCTTGCTTTGAACCTAGATGAGGACTTCTTCGATACACCTGAAATGCTTGGTGATCCTATAGCCACATTAAGGCTCCTGCACTACGAAG GTCAAGTGTCAAATCCTTCCAAGGGAGTTTATGGAGCGGGTGCACATTCGGATTATGGCCTGATCACTCTCTTAGCAACTGATGACGTGGTTGGTCTTCAA ATATGCAAGGACAGCAATGCTCAGCCTCACGTATGGGAATATGTAGCTCCAGTGAAAGG TGGCTTTATTGTAAATCTTGGTGATATGCTCGAACGGTGGAGTAACTGCATCTTCAG GTCAACTTTACATCGAGTGGTACTCAGTGGACAAGAGCGTTACTCT ATTGCCTACTTTGTGGAACCAAGCCACGACTGCATAGTCGAGTGCCTGCCAACCTGCAAATCGGAGACAAATCCTCCAAA GTTCCCTCCGATAACTTGCTCTGCATACCTATCCCAGCGCTACAAGGACACGCATGCAGATCTGAGCGCTTACAGCGACGGCAAAGCCTGA